A genomic segment from Marmota flaviventris isolate mMarFla1 chromosome 7, mMarFla1.hap1, whole genome shotgun sequence encodes:
- the LOC139706438 gene encoding endogenous retrovirus group K member 10 Gag polyprotein-like, with product MGNSTSTDKEMYLSILDSIINQKGKQIKKAQLLQFLKIVGEYCPWFCEQESPNLSTWEKLGRKLQKVYFSNELPGGIESIQKTWTALEICLFEYMGQSSWPPEDLLKGLQRAIKSIQMENSPEAKLIPFPLGRLKTKTTLKAKPKVRNVTLNSQDYTSPQGDSRDEYHRGQTSEILESPQEEVEDLPTEENPEEIPRGAQSSSPPRGLETQIQNDDSTESDHDLQSEGEESDMEIQDLQRNLNRLRLTPPVQTIRIQPVPAKRTKINRCAGLTMTFLTPFQRGIKKAQEDGEDTSGFQLFPVFEQVNEQDQRVRVHAVIPFKTIKELKSACETYGPNSPFVQSLIENICSQPLPPSDWISLARSCLSGGDFLLWRTYWTDFCTEQAEKNKRQDIETPVEMFLGTGEFTDLERQLNYDFVVYNQITNCAKRAWRQIVSKDQSNLVLSKIRQGASEPYSDFVARLYQAANRSIGDSGASEFIVRQLAFENANKYCQDILRPHRKKGTVSEFIRLCSDIDSTHLQTVALAAAIKETLKPQDLVRKPRGKCYICGRNNHFARECRMRNFKFRAPSTGDNRYCKAQPHAADQDGADEPAFLSSFPPGRNTNFRSARPRAENEEVGGRAM from the coding sequence atgggaaattcaacttctacggataaggaaatgtatctgagtattttagacagtataattaatcagaaaggaaaacagataaagaaagctcagttattacaattcttaaagattgtaggtgaatattgtccttggttttgtgaacaagagtctccaaatttatctacttgggagaaattaggaagaaagttacaaaaggtttatttttctaatgaactacctggaggcatagaaagtattcagaaaacttggacagctctagaaatttgtctttttgaatatatgggTCAAAGTTCGTGGCCCCCTGAAGACCTGTTAAAAGGCTTGCAAAGGGctattaagtctattcaaatggaaaattcgcctgaggctaagttaattccttttcccttaggccgtttaaaaacaaagacaacgcTAAAAGCCAAACCCAAGGTTAGGAATGTGACTTTAAACTCGCAGGACTATACTAGCCCGCAGGGAGATTCTAGGGACGAATATCATAGAGGACAAACCTCCGAGATCTTAGAAAGCCCTCAGGAAGAGGTAGAGGATCTTCCTACAGAGGAAAATCCGGAAGAGATTCCTAGAGGGGCTCAGAGTTCTTCTCCGCCACGTGGTTTAGAAACCCAAATTCAAAATGACGATAGTACAGAGTCTGACCATGACTTGCAATCTGAGGGAGAAGAATCAGACATGGAAATTCAGGACTTACAGAGGAATCTTAACAGGCTGCGTTTAACACCGCCTGTCCAGACTATTCGAATTCAGCCGGTACCtgctaaaaggacaaaaattaACAGGTGCGCTGGgttaacaatgacttttcttaccccgttccagcgaggtattaagaaagcacaggaagatggggaggatactagcggttttcaactttttccagtttttgagcaagttaatgaacaagatcagagagttagagttcatgctgtaatcccatttaaaaccattaaggaactaaaaagtGCATGTGAGACGTATGGTCCCAATTCGCCTTTTGTACAGAgcctgatagaaaatatttgctcacaACCCCTTCCTCCTAGCGATTGGATTTCTTTAGCCAGATCTTGTCTGAGCGGGGGAGATTTCTTACTTTGGAGGACTTACTGGACTGATTTCTGTACTGAAcaggcagaaaagaacaaaagacaggatATAGAAACGCCAGTAGAAATGTTTCTAGGGACAGGTGAATTTACTGACCtagaaagacagttaaattatgattttgtagTGTACAATCAAATAACTAATTGTGCAAAACGGGCCTGGAGGCAGATTGTCTCCAAGGACCAGTCCAATTTAGTTCTTAGCAAAATCAGGCAAGGTGCGAGTGAACCTTACTCAGATTTCGTAGCCCGGTTGTACCAGGCTGCAAACAGGTCAATCGGGGACTCGGGAGCGAGTGAGTTCATTGTTAGGCAATTGGCATTCGAAAACGCAAATAAATACTGTCAGGATATTCTTAGACCGCACCGTAAAAAAGGGACAGTTTCTGAGTTTATTCGCTTATGTTCTGACATAGACTCTACTCATTTACAAACAGTGGCCCTAGCTGcagcaataaaagaaactttgaaaccaCAGGATTTAGTACGAAAACCCCGCGGAAAATGTTACATTTGcgggagaaataatcattttgcgCGGGAGTGTCGCATGCGCAATTTTAAGTTCAGGGCTCCATCTACTGGCGATAATAGATATTGCAAGGCTCAGCCCCATGCGGCGGATCAAGATGGCGCGGATGAGCCCgccttcttgtcatcatttccgcCT